The following proteins are encoded in a genomic region of Oncorhynchus kisutch isolate 150728-3 linkage group LG18, Okis_V2, whole genome shotgun sequence:
- the rmc1 gene encoding regulator of MON1-CCZ1 complex isoform X3 produces the protein MKNASILGFCWTNWNEIVFITDQGIEFYQVLPDKRSLKLLKSQSINVNWYMYCPETAVILLSTTFQGNVLQPFAFKSGTMSKMSKFEIELPVVPKPAKLNLSERDIAVANIYGQLYVMYLKHHSRTTDSPCAEVILYQLPREGSCKKTNVLKLNTTGKFALNVVDNLVVVHHQSTQTSIIFDIKLREPDCALNVHQPVLPPRSIHPYRIPLTGPSAVPSQPPVPCELYSSSWSVFQPDIIISASEGYQWYLQVKLPPTVNLLQDKGKLIDFLLRRRDCKMVILSVCSQMLNGEDKGSLPVVATVFDKLNQVFKEYLEAEQTYTVAMESGPSRGSTARERPVRTQAVIDQSDMYTHVLSSFTEKKDVSHKFIIAVLMEYIRSLNQVQITVQHYLYELVIKTLVHHSLFYMLHQFLQYHVLSDSKPLACLLLSLEGTYPAAHQLSLDMLKRLSTANDEIVEVLLSKQQVLGALRFIRSVGGNDNISARKFLDAALQTADQMLFYTIFRFFEQRNLRLRGSPSFNPGEHCEEHVVYFKQVFGEQALMKQATV, from the exons ATGAAGAATGCCAGTATTTTGGGCTTCTGTTGGACTAACTGGAATGAAATCGTTTTCATCACTGACCAGGGAATTGAGTTCTACCAG GTGCTTCCTGACAAGCGTAGCCTGAAGCTGCTGAAGAGTCAGAGCATCAATGTGAACTGGTACATGTACTGTCCTGAGACTGCAGTCATTCTACTTTCTACCACCTTCCAGGGCAATGTGCTGCAGCCGTTTGCCTTCAAA AGTGGGACCATGTCTAAAATGTCCAAGTTTGAGATCGAGCTTCCTGTGGTTCCCAAGCCAGCCAAGCTCAATCTGTCAGAGAGGGACATTGCTGTGGCCAACAT TTACGGTCAgctgtatgtaatgtatctgAAGCATCACTCCAGAACTACCGACAGTCCCTGTGCTGAGGTGATCCTCTATCAGCTACCCAG GGAGGGATCCTGTAAGAAGACCAACGTGTTAAAACTCAACACCACAGGGAAGTTTGCCCTCAACGTGGTGGATAACCTGGTGGTAGTGCATCATCAGAGCACTCAG ACCTCCATCATATTTGACATCAAGCTACGGGAGCCCGACTGTGCCCTGAACGTCCACCAGCCTGTGCTGCCTCCTCGCTCCATACACCCCTACAGGATTCCCCTCACAG GTCCTTCTGCTGTACCCAGCCAGCCTCCGGTGCCTTGTGAGCTCT ACTCCTCATCTTGGAGTGTCTTTCAACCCGACATCATCATCAGTGCAAGCGAAG GATATCAGTGGTATCTGCAGGTGAAGCTGCCGCCCACCGTCAACCTCTTGCAGGACAAGGGCAAGCTGATCGACTTCCTCCTGCGCAGACGAGACTGCAAGATGGTCATCCTGTCTGTGTGCTCACAAA TGCTCAACGGGGAAGACAAGGGGAGCTTACCAGTGGTGGCCACAGTGTTCGACAAACTCAACCAAGTCTTCAAAGAGTACCTGGAGGCAGAGCAGACCTACACTGTG GCTATGGAGTCTGGTCCCAGCCGAGGGAGCACTGCTCGGGAGAGGCCTGTCCGGACGCAGGCGGTTATCGACCAGTCCGACATGTACACACACGTCCTGTCCTCCTTCACAGAGAAAAAG GACGTATCTCACAAATTCATCATTGCTGTGCTGATGGAGTACATCCGCTCACTCAACCAGgtccagatcactgtgcag cattaCCTGTATGAGCTGGTCATTAAGACCTTGGTTCATCACAGTCTCTTCTACATGCTTCATCAGTTCCTCCAGTACCACGTCCTCAGTGACTCTAAACCTCTG GCCTGTTTGCTGCTGTCTCTAGAAGGCACTTACCCCGCTGCACACCAGCTCTCCCTGGACATGTTAAAG AGACTGTCCACGGCCAACGATGAGATCGTGGAGGTGCTCCTGTCCAAACAGCAGGTGCTGGGTGCTCTGCGCTTCATCCGCAGCGTGGGCGGCAACGACAACATCTCCGCTCGCAAGTTCCTGGACGCGGCGCTCCAGACGGCCGACCAGATGCTCTTCTACACCATCTTCCGGTTCTTTGAGCAGAGGAACCTGCGCCTGAGAGGCAGCCCCAGCTTCAACCCAG GTGAGCACTGTGAGGAACACGTGGTATACTTCAAGCAAGTTTTCGGGGAGCAAGCACTCATGAAGCAAGCAACAGTTTGA
- the rmc1 gene encoding regulator of MON1-CCZ1 complex isoform X1: MSEEHYYLELCENPVQFENASSVNNVFFDEANKQVFAVRSGGATGVVVKGPEDKSSVAFRMDDKGEVKCIKFSIGNKILAVQRTPKSVDFINFIPDYPHLEFSQECKMKNASILGFCWTNWNEIVFITDQGIEFYQVLPDKRSLKLLKSQSINVNWYMYCPETAVILLSTTFQGNVLQPFAFKSGTMSKMSKFEIELPVVPKPAKLNLSERDIAVANIYGQLYVMYLKHHSRTTDSPCAEVILYQLPREGSCKKTNVLKLNTTGKFALNVVDNLVVVHHQSTQTSIIFDIKLREPDCALNVHQPVLPPRSIHPYRIPLTGPSAVPSQPPVPCELYSSSWSVFQPDIIISASEGYQWYLQVKLPPTVNLLQDKGKLIDFLLRRRDCKMVILSVCSQMLNGEDKGSLPVVATVFDKLNQVFKEYLEAEQTYTVAMESGPSRGSTARERPVRTQAVIDQSDMYTHVLSSFTEKKDVSHKFIIAVLMEYIRSLNQVQITVQHYLYELVIKTLVHHSLFYMLHQFLQYHVLSDSKPLACLLLSLEGTYPAAHQLSLDMLKRLSTANDEIVEVLLSKQQVLGALRFIRSVGGNDNISARKFLDAALQTADQMLFYTIFRFFEQRNLRLRGSPSFNPGEHCEEHVVYFKQVFGEQALMKQATV; encoded by the exons ATGAGTGAGGAACACTACTACCTGGAACTTTGTGAAAATCCTGTGCAATTTGAAAATGCCTCAAGCGTCAACAATGTGTTTTTTGACGAAGCAAACAAACAG GTGTTTGCAGTGCGATCAGGGGGTGCCACTGGGGTTGTGGTTAAAGGACCAGAGGACAAAAGCTCAGTTGCCTTCAG AATGGATGACAAAGGAGAGGTGAAGTGCATCAAGTTTTCAATCGGAAATAAGATTTTGGCAGTTCAGAGAACACCAAAATCTGTG GATTTCATAAACTTCATACCGGACTATCCACATTTGGAATTCTCCCAGGAATGTAAG ATGAAGAATGCCAGTATTTTGGGCTTCTGTTGGACTAACTGGAATGAAATCGTTTTCATCACTGACCAGGGAATTGAGTTCTACCAG GTGCTTCCTGACAAGCGTAGCCTGAAGCTGCTGAAGAGTCAGAGCATCAATGTGAACTGGTACATGTACTGTCCTGAGACTGCAGTCATTCTACTTTCTACCACCTTCCAGGGCAATGTGCTGCAGCCGTTTGCCTTCAAA AGTGGGACCATGTCTAAAATGTCCAAGTTTGAGATCGAGCTTCCTGTGGTTCCCAAGCCAGCCAAGCTCAATCTGTCAGAGAGGGACATTGCTGTGGCCAACAT TTACGGTCAgctgtatgtaatgtatctgAAGCATCACTCCAGAACTACCGACAGTCCCTGTGCTGAGGTGATCCTCTATCAGCTACCCAG GGAGGGATCCTGTAAGAAGACCAACGTGTTAAAACTCAACACCACAGGGAAGTTTGCCCTCAACGTGGTGGATAACCTGGTGGTAGTGCATCATCAGAGCACTCAG ACCTCCATCATATTTGACATCAAGCTACGGGAGCCCGACTGTGCCCTGAACGTCCACCAGCCTGTGCTGCCTCCTCGCTCCATACACCCCTACAGGATTCCCCTCACAG GTCCTTCTGCTGTACCCAGCCAGCCTCCGGTGCCTTGTGAGCTCT ACTCCTCATCTTGGAGTGTCTTTCAACCCGACATCATCATCAGTGCAAGCGAAG GATATCAGTGGTATCTGCAGGTGAAGCTGCCGCCCACCGTCAACCTCTTGCAGGACAAGGGCAAGCTGATCGACTTCCTCCTGCGCAGACGAGACTGCAAGATGGTCATCCTGTCTGTGTGCTCACAAA TGCTCAACGGGGAAGACAAGGGGAGCTTACCAGTGGTGGCCACAGTGTTCGACAAACTCAACCAAGTCTTCAAAGAGTACCTGGAGGCAGAGCAGACCTACACTGTG GCTATGGAGTCTGGTCCCAGCCGAGGGAGCACTGCTCGGGAGAGGCCTGTCCGGACGCAGGCGGTTATCGACCAGTCCGACATGTACACACACGTCCTGTCCTCCTTCACAGAGAAAAAG GACGTATCTCACAAATTCATCATTGCTGTGCTGATGGAGTACATCCGCTCACTCAACCAGgtccagatcactgtgcag cattaCCTGTATGAGCTGGTCATTAAGACCTTGGTTCATCACAGTCTCTTCTACATGCTTCATCAGTTCCTCCAGTACCACGTCCTCAGTGACTCTAAACCTCTG GCCTGTTTGCTGCTGTCTCTAGAAGGCACTTACCCCGCTGCACACCAGCTCTCCCTGGACATGTTAAAG AGACTGTCCACGGCCAACGATGAGATCGTGGAGGTGCTCCTGTCCAAACAGCAGGTGCTGGGTGCTCTGCGCTTCATCCGCAGCGTGGGCGGCAACGACAACATCTCCGCTCGCAAGTTCCTGGACGCGGCGCTCCAGACGGCCGACCAGATGCTCTTCTACACCATCTTCCGGTTCTTTGAGCAGAGGAACCTGCGCCTGAGAGGCAGCCCCAGCTTCAACCCAG GTGAGCACTGTGAGGAACACGTGGTATACTTCAAGCAAGTTTTCGGGGAGCAAGCACTCATGAAGCAAGCAACAGTTTGA
- the rmc1 gene encoding regulator of MON1-CCZ1 complex isoform X2, with amino-acid sequence MDDKGEVKCIKFSIGNKILAVQRTPKSVDFINFIPDYPHLEFSQECKMKNASILGFCWTNWNEIVFITDQGIEFYQVLPDKRSLKLLKSQSINVNWYMYCPETAVILLSTTFQGNVLQPFAFKSGTMSKMSKFEIELPVVPKPAKLNLSERDIAVANIYGQLYVMYLKHHSRTTDSPCAEVILYQLPREGSCKKTNVLKLNTTGKFALNVVDNLVVVHHQSTQTSIIFDIKLREPDCALNVHQPVLPPRSIHPYRIPLTGPSAVPSQPPVPCELYSSSWSVFQPDIIISASEGYQWYLQVKLPPTVNLLQDKGKLIDFLLRRRDCKMVILSVCSQMLNGEDKGSLPVVATVFDKLNQVFKEYLEAEQTYTVAMESGPSRGSTARERPVRTQAVIDQSDMYTHVLSSFTEKKDVSHKFIIAVLMEYIRSLNQVQITVQHYLYELVIKTLVHHSLFYMLHQFLQYHVLSDSKPLACLLLSLEGTYPAAHQLSLDMLKRLSTANDEIVEVLLSKQQVLGALRFIRSVGGNDNISARKFLDAALQTADQMLFYTIFRFFEQRNLRLRGSPSFNPGEHCEEHVVYFKQVFGEQALMKQATV; translated from the exons ATGGATGACAAAGGAGAGGTGAAGTGCATCAAGTTTTCAATCGGAAATAAGATTTTGGCAGTTCAGAGAACACCAAAATCTGTG GATTTCATAAACTTCATACCGGACTATCCACATTTGGAATTCTCCCAGGAATGTAAG ATGAAGAATGCCAGTATTTTGGGCTTCTGTTGGACTAACTGGAATGAAATCGTTTTCATCACTGACCAGGGAATTGAGTTCTACCAG GTGCTTCCTGACAAGCGTAGCCTGAAGCTGCTGAAGAGTCAGAGCATCAATGTGAACTGGTACATGTACTGTCCTGAGACTGCAGTCATTCTACTTTCTACCACCTTCCAGGGCAATGTGCTGCAGCCGTTTGCCTTCAAA AGTGGGACCATGTCTAAAATGTCCAAGTTTGAGATCGAGCTTCCTGTGGTTCCCAAGCCAGCCAAGCTCAATCTGTCAGAGAGGGACATTGCTGTGGCCAACAT TTACGGTCAgctgtatgtaatgtatctgAAGCATCACTCCAGAACTACCGACAGTCCCTGTGCTGAGGTGATCCTCTATCAGCTACCCAG GGAGGGATCCTGTAAGAAGACCAACGTGTTAAAACTCAACACCACAGGGAAGTTTGCCCTCAACGTGGTGGATAACCTGGTGGTAGTGCATCATCAGAGCACTCAG ACCTCCATCATATTTGACATCAAGCTACGGGAGCCCGACTGTGCCCTGAACGTCCACCAGCCTGTGCTGCCTCCTCGCTCCATACACCCCTACAGGATTCCCCTCACAG GTCCTTCTGCTGTACCCAGCCAGCCTCCGGTGCCTTGTGAGCTCT ACTCCTCATCTTGGAGTGTCTTTCAACCCGACATCATCATCAGTGCAAGCGAAG GATATCAGTGGTATCTGCAGGTGAAGCTGCCGCCCACCGTCAACCTCTTGCAGGACAAGGGCAAGCTGATCGACTTCCTCCTGCGCAGACGAGACTGCAAGATGGTCATCCTGTCTGTGTGCTCACAAA TGCTCAACGGGGAAGACAAGGGGAGCTTACCAGTGGTGGCCACAGTGTTCGACAAACTCAACCAAGTCTTCAAAGAGTACCTGGAGGCAGAGCAGACCTACACTGTG GCTATGGAGTCTGGTCCCAGCCGAGGGAGCACTGCTCGGGAGAGGCCTGTCCGGACGCAGGCGGTTATCGACCAGTCCGACATGTACACACACGTCCTGTCCTCCTTCACAGAGAAAAAG GACGTATCTCACAAATTCATCATTGCTGTGCTGATGGAGTACATCCGCTCACTCAACCAGgtccagatcactgtgcag cattaCCTGTATGAGCTGGTCATTAAGACCTTGGTTCATCACAGTCTCTTCTACATGCTTCATCAGTTCCTCCAGTACCACGTCCTCAGTGACTCTAAACCTCTG GCCTGTTTGCTGCTGTCTCTAGAAGGCACTTACCCCGCTGCACACCAGCTCTCCCTGGACATGTTAAAG AGACTGTCCACGGCCAACGATGAGATCGTGGAGGTGCTCCTGTCCAAACAGCAGGTGCTGGGTGCTCTGCGCTTCATCCGCAGCGTGGGCGGCAACGACAACATCTCCGCTCGCAAGTTCCTGGACGCGGCGCTCCAGACGGCCGACCAGATGCTCTTCTACACCATCTTCCGGTTCTTTGAGCAGAGGAACCTGCGCCTGAGAGGCAGCCCCAGCTTCAACCCAG GTGAGCACTGTGAGGAACACGTGGTATACTTCAAGCAAGTTTTCGGGGAGCAAGCACTCATGAAGCAAGCAACAGTTTGA